Proteins from one Telopea speciosissima isolate NSW1024214 ecotype Mountain lineage chromosome 1, Tspe_v1, whole genome shotgun sequence genomic window:
- the LOC122653607 gene encoding glycine-rich RNA-binding protein 1-like, translating into MSSSATSPRSIPSVRRRIAINNEGYKAAVIVIADTWNSNLPGGGGGSSYGHREGGGGGYSRGGGGDGYSHGGGGGGGYSRGGDRGYERGKKMKEE; encoded by the exons ATGAGTTCCTCCGCCACATCACCGAGGTCCATACCGAGCGTTCGCCGACGCATTGCTATTAACAATGAAGGTTACAAGGCAGCGGTGATCGTCATCGCCGATACGTGGAATTCCAACCTG CCCGGAGGTGGAGGCGGCAGTAGTTATGGACATCGTGAGGGCGGCGGTGGTGGATACAGCCGTGGTGGCGGCGGTGATGGATACAGCcatggtggcggcggtggtggtggataCAGCCGTGGTGGTGACCGTGGCtatgaaagaggaaagaagatgaaagaagaatgA